One window of Cydia pomonella isolate Wapato2018A chromosome 7, ilCydPomo1, whole genome shotgun sequence genomic DNA carries:
- the LOC133519982 gene encoding uncharacterized protein LOC133519982, which yields MASIFAAVVLWLGGSVLCLRDIHLSVPEAIGVGAGTTLGCRWTLDPGEQLYTVKWYHGAQEFFRFVPKELPNTRVFSQTGISVDVYHSGAHQVVLRDATRALSGRYRCEVSADAPYFHTVYKSSYMRVVELPASGPRVRAQKSWYSAGDMLRANCTAPPADPPANITWLLNGIEVKGLDIPPHDPYSLRRNPVITDASLEDANRIIFSPWDAISGYEEAVTDNVIDIPGNMDILDATDNRKAETTTRPPRTEQITNKLNSSVEEEKSNKSSSFSQLVMRVQSAHFHKGRLNVTCVARVLSVWATSDALLLDEERPQIAPVMGSRDSNSGLRRSTSHVGVVAMLNCLIYRHWTIR from the exons GTGTCCTATGCCTCCGCGACATTCACCTGAGCGTGCCAGAAGCCATCGGCGTGGGCGCCGGCACCACGCTCGGCTGCCGCTGGACGCTGGACCCTGGCGAGCAGCTGTACACGGTCAAGTGGTACCACGGTGCGCAGGAGTTCTTCCGCTTCGTGCCCAAGGAGCTGCCCAACACGAGGGTTTTCTCGCAGACTGGGATCAGCGTTGAC GTATATCACTCGGGTGCTCATCAGGTGGTACTACGCGACGCTACGCGAGCGCTCAGCGGACGATACCGCTGCGAAGTTTCCGCCGACGCACCGTACTTCCATACCGTCTACAAAAGCTCCTACATGCGGGTAGTAG AGCTGCCCGCGTCCGGGCCGCGAGTCCGAGCGCAGAAGAGCTGGTACTCGGCCGGCGACATGCTGCGGGCCAACTGCACGGCTCCGCCTGCAGACCCACCCGCCAATATTACTTGGCTCCTTAATGGTATAGAG GTAAAAGGCCTCGACATTCCGCCACACGACCCGTACTCGCTGCGGAGGAACCCTGTGATAACCGACGCATCGCTCGAGGATGCTAATAGAATTATATTCAGCCCGTGGGATGCAATCTCCGGCTACGAAGAAGCGGTCACCGATAACGTGATAGACATTCCAGGAAACATGGACATTCTGGACGCCACTGATAACCGGAAAGCGGAGACTACGACTCGCCCGCCGCGAACTGAACAAATAACCAACAAATTGAACAGCAGCGTTGAAGAAGAGAAATCTAATAAGTCGAGTTCGTTCAGCCAACTCGTTATGAGAGTACAGTCTGCACATTTTCATAAG GGTCGTCTGAACGTGACGTGCGTAGCGCGCGTGCTGTCCGTGTGGGCGACGAGCGACGCGCTGCTTCTGGATGAGGAGAGGCCACAGATCGCGCCCGTTATGGGCAGCCGGGACTCCAACTCAG GTCTACGGCGTTCCACATCGCACGTCGGAGTCGTAGCGATGCTCAATTGTTTAATATATAGACACTG GACTATCCGATGA